ATGCTGCAGTTCCCAAATTAGAGGCGTCGTAAGCGCGGCTTGTTCTGCTGCAGTTGGCGGTAGAGCGGCTTTGCGAGGGCCACGAAGGTCTGTGTAGAGCACATGATGCAGGGCTTCCCTGGCATCGCACTTGCTCGACTCGGCCGTGCCACCGCTTCGCCTTCGTGTCGGCGAATCCAGGTCATGCTGTTCTCCGAGCCCGTCTCAACATCCACGTAATGAATGTGGATGTAGAATATGGATGGCGGCCGACTGGCCATGTCTTCGACGACCGTCTGCGCCTTTGATGATTGCAGTTTAGTCTTGGTGATCAGGCAAAGGCGTTCCAAAGCAGTGCCAGGGTACAGggagttctgaaaaaaaaattataaaaagctGTTGTGCCTCTGGTGCTGATGTGTCTAGAATGTTTCATTATTTCAcacgtttttttatttctcactTAACAGTTACCCTTAAGTTATGGCGGGAGCTCGCATACCTCGCCGCAACCTTCCTTTCAAGATTTCTCGAGTACTTGCCCATGCTGAAACATTTTCTGCCTCTTCTTTTCCcagacgataaaaaaaaaaaagaaacgtcattTTCAAGGATATGTCGCCATAGTCACCTGGCATGAAAAACAAGTATTCGGGGCTCCAGGCACAAAAACCTTGATATGGTCAACCCGTCATGGATCTTCACGCAAAGCATATCAAATGAAACTAGATGCTGATCATTGTGCACCCTTATTGATTTTAAAGCGACCCACCTGTTATGTAATACCCACTCTGGGGTGTTTGAGGGCCTAACGATGAAACGAATATTTACATAAAAAATGAAGAACACAATGATAACGCCGAATTATACACCATATTTTTTTCGGAGGGGGCGATACCATCTTTTGTACGCTAAAAGACTATTTGTTAAGAACGACGCGTGCATGCTGCATAATTTACTGGTGGTGAAGACGCCCGCTTGAAAGGCACGGGTAAATTATACTGAGAAAACTCTAGCCTCGTTTATGTCACCACCACGGGTAAAAAAACGGGTGATAACGTCACTTAAAGTTTAGCTACCCACCGTAAAATCTAAtggtgacgtcacagatttcacTGTTTTGTAGCACGGCCCATTGGCTCAATTAAGTTTTCGTTCTATTGTGTTAAGAATTTGAGTTTCTCTGAAGCcaatgtactttttttttgcttctcaagAACGACGTCGGCCCGCTTTACAAGCTGGTAAAATCTTTCACTGACGTGCGAAATTCCAGGCGGCGAGGCCTCCCATATTTTCTTTGCTCCCGTTTTCTAGTTCAATAGTTTTCTCAAAGTGAGCCAGGTGTTTTCGGTAGCGTTAAAGCAGAGTAATTTGGCTATACGAAAAAAAATCGCTTTTTACTGTCCCCTCAAGCGAAATACCGCTGGGAGAGAGACAGTTATAGCACTCGAGGTACCTACCTCGATGGACTGCTCGCAGAAGTTGATGAAGGCCAGCTTCACGACGAGGGAGCGGAGGGTTGCGCTGTAGCGTAGAATTCTGGAGAGAGCGCTGAAGTCGAAACGCGGTTCGTCAGAGTCATCGATGAAGCGCACATGGGCCACCCAGACGCACCGAAGGAAGTCTAAAGAAACCAAGTTCGGAACGTTGCTCAACGTAAGACGGCCTGACTCGATTTCAAACACACTCGCTTCAGCACGTTCAATTGTCAGATCGTTGTCGCACGAAGCGCAACGCTTGTGGCGGCCGTCCAGGTTGAGTCGGACATCCAGGTCTTCGACGTCGCCGAGCCGGAAAGCAAGCCGGCGCACTGCCCCTGTCGGGCGCAGGCCACATGGTGGTAGGGACAGCGCTCGGAGGCGCCGCAGAGCGGGCGCGTCCAGCACCTGTGTGAAGTTGAAGCCGTCACCAATGTGAAAGGAGCTGACGTTGAGCTCGACGAGGTGGACAAGCTTAGCGAAAAAGTCGCGCAAGGTCGGGATGTGCATAGCGCCGATGGTCGGGTACTCGGTACTCTCAAGATTTTGGGCGTACAGCAGGATGCACAGGCTCTGCGTCGCTCTCCAGTTGTACCGAGAACCGGCAATGGGGAACTGGCTACCGAGATCCGGTGTATCGACGGCCGCAAGGATGACCGGCTCAACTGGGAACACTGCATTGTGCGACTGGGCCAGGTCTCGCAGCTGGGCGCAGTTCAATGATAGCGGTGTCTTCCTGAACACCACATTTCCGTGAAGGTTAATGCAGTAACGCAAGTCTACCGCCTCCTCATGGGCTGATTGCGCCGTGAAGGGTGCCTCGCTGGTACACGTAAAGGTCTCAAGATTCAGCAAGTTTTCGGTGATAGATGCGCAAGCCGCCACGCAGAAGTCTGAACCGAGTTGGTGCACGAAGTGAACGTGCAAGTCTTTCAGGAGCGGACAGTAATCCAGGAACTGCAGCAGAACCTTCATGTTATGTTCGCCCGCGACTTCGACATACATTTTGCTGATCTTGGTTTTCTTACTGACTTGCATGTCTTTCAAGCGGCTGATTTTCAAAAGTTCTTCGTTGGCGTCGTCCATGGCATCGACGAGCGAGAAATGCAGCTGCGTGACGTTTTGCAAGGAGGTCAGTAGTCGCTCCAGGAGAAGGCTTGCCTTCACCGGGCATGCAATGCACGAGAGAGTTTCGAGGCTTTTGACATCAGACGTGAGCGAAAGCAGGGACGCCGGATCCGCTACAATGCAGTTGGATATGTTAAGCGAAGTCAGGTTGCCTCGCACTGCGGCTATCTTGCGTTGGAGCACGTCTTCCCTGGCGTTAGCGGGCAGCTCGTACGACGACATTGCATGTGTGTCTGAAGCGATGCGCCAAGCTCGATCGAAGGGGAAACTGATTTCTGAGAGGCCCGCGCAGTTCCCAGATCGCTGCGCATGTATCATATGACGGGGTGTGGTATCTCACGCCGATCCTGCGAAAGCCGTCATTTCATGTCGCTGCCGAAGAAGTTATCACATGGGCGTTCAAGTACCTTTAAGAATGATTGTTAGCTTTTAGTAACGTTGATTGCAAACTTTAGAATGATATGATGTACCACGGGTGTCTCTGTACAAATAGTGGCGCTACTGATAGCCGTGATTTCAAGGTATGTGCCTAAATTAAATCTTGCATTTaggtttttataatttttttctctgGGTACACTAACAAGCATTCAGCAAACTTGCTCATCATGTTTGTTGGTTTTGAACAAGAAATGAATCATCTATTAGTTATTTGTACTCATTCACGGGTACAGTATCGGCGTGTCGTAGCAGTTATGTTATGCTAGTATGACGAAGCACTCCTTATTTCTTGTATCTCATGGTGTTcacttttttattgcgatagcaaatatatggacactctcggctggattttgccgccggcgtcggcgtggacgtcggcgtcgatgtcatgcaccgtttATGTGTACGgttctatatatatgaaaacgcaaaaaaacaaaaaaaattccaGAAAAAAGACTCCACGTTGCAGAAAAaagacctccgcgtcgtgaatgcgaggcgttaaccactgagacaCCGAGaggcacctccttcaacgttctaacggcaagctattcatatctacgacttgccgctgttggcgggcatctcgtgggggggggggggtctattgtgttttcagccttatcagcaaaatggcgcagtgagcgccTGGTGGCTCTcatttctcacgcgtactttagcccgcgtagagaataagggggtgtacgcttgatcgcgcacccttatctttCAGTGGGGAGAATCGCACGTCTTCTCTAGCCTTTAGGTTTCGtgggaacgattctgttgtagttaccaggcgcacaaaggtcactgcaatcgttgcacagccttcgtttgtaaaaagagcgcgcttttcagacatagtgaagtaacaactaagacgcGTATTCGCGTTAATCTTTGCCTGCAagttcgtttcgtgcgtcctttgggcgtgagaaatgcggggtacgttttgatctgcttgccattctgcgcgtgaccttccaaattgttgctatcggGTTCCTTGCTTCGaatttgcggcaaaactgtgactttttgtaatagtttttcaGAAGTAGATGCAGTGATAAGCCGTCGCTATTCCTGGTAATTTAGCTTGGCGTCGGTTATATTGCTTTTATGTTCAATAATTCGCAAACTACCCCAAGGATGCGCTACAGAAATTCGCTTTGCTAAAAAACCTATATGAACGGTTTGGTTTTTTATTTTGCTGGGAAGCAGAATGAATCAGTGTTGCTTTGTGCCAATGTACTTTTTAAATCTTGAAGAGACACTGAAATGGTTTGGGATTGTCGACATTATCGGTGTTTGAGCATCCTTACCTCTTGTAACGTACGTGCGCAGACATTTACCGCGATATATTATTAAACGACGTAGCTACAGACCAGAGCATGCCTATCTTGCGTAAATATAGCCTCCCAGCGGCATACTCTGGTGCCCAGACTCCATTTTGTTCTGCACTGTCAAGGCGTGTATTTCTTGAGCCGAGTCAACATGGCAAGCGGCAGCTCTGCGTCTTCAGAGTTCTTGAGAGCGCTTGTTGACGCTGCTTCCGGTTACAAGAAGTCGTCTAGGCACGCGACTCCGTCCTTGGATGCGAAAACTGTCAGCGCAAGAAGGTTTTACTGAGATGTGTCTGTGAAAATCACAACACGACGTTGaaatcgtgccggtgcggtgttttcagattgcacagatttccatccaccagaacaaaaacaacaaaaatcacagcatatccacggactaaATGATCATGAGTGCCGCGGAATCACCCTACAAGGTGCGTAAAACGATGTAATAGACTTGAACAAAATACGGAACCTAAAAGCCTATAGCGTGACCATATGGTAACACGAAAAATAACACACTTGTTCGCAAGTAAGATATTGCTTAATCTGTTTCGAATTTTCATCGAAGATCGCACAGTGCGTGTAATCTTCAAAGTCATGTGCACCATGATTTTGAAACTTTAATAACACATAAAAATCTATTTACCTGAAGGTGCGTTGCATGCCGACGTGGCGAAATGTATAACCACAGTTAAGCGTCTGTTTTAGCACCTTCCCTATAAGCAGAAAACTTCCGTCACACGTTGTTTGTAAGGGGTGACCTAAGGCATATTAGGCAGTTTTACGTACGTAGGAACTTCACGTACGCAAGCGTGAAAAGCACACGTACGTTACGTGCACGCTACCAGAAGCGCTTTTAGCTACACGTACGCGACGCGCGGTGAGAGCTATACCACGTAGCTCTATCTGCTGGGAATCACAAACACTGCTGTAGCCAATTCCCGACATGATATCTTGATGTCGCGCTCGTCACGCTATCTTGTTTCAGCGCCAGCGCCATGCTGTCTGCGTGCGCAAGAAATTCACGCAAAGAATCGAATCTGACGTACGTCCGTGAAGCCAGCGCGCAGCCGCTATatgttctgcgcatgcgcactgctTACACGTAGAAGCTCGACGTACGCAAAGCCTCTACGTACGTGAAACGTCTAATACTGGTATTCTGGCGCGGTTTTCTAAAGCTCCTCAAATGGAAATGTTTCGTCAAGAAATCCGTAACGATATATATGGTCACGCTGGCTGCTTTTTAATGGGTTAAGTGAATAACAGTGGTTCCGACTCACGATATATATATTACACCA
This genomic interval from Rhipicephalus microplus isolate Deutch F79 chromosome 10, USDA_Rmic, whole genome shotgun sequence contains the following:
- the LOC119180918 gene encoding uncharacterized protein LOC119180918, coding for MIHAQRSGNCAGLSEISFPFDRAWRIASDTHAMSSYELPANAREDVLQRKIAAVRGNLTSLNISNCIVADPASLLSLTSDVKSLETLSCIACPVKASLLLERLLTSLQNVTQLHFSLVDAMDDANEELLKISRLKDMQVSKKTKISKMYVEVAGEHNMKVLLQFLDYCPLLKDLHVHFVHQLGSDFCVAACASITENLLNLETFTCTSEAPFTAQSAHEEAVDLRYCINLHGNVVFRKTPLSLNCAQLRDLAQSHNAVFPVEPVILAAVDTPDLGSQFPIAGSRYNWRATQSLCILLYAQNLESTEYPTIGAMHIPTLRDFFAKLVHLVELNVSSFHIGDGFNFTQVLDAPALRRLRALSLPPCGLRPTGAVRRLAFRLGDVEDLDVRLNLDGRHKRCASCDNDLTIERAEASVFEIESGRLTLSNVPNLVSLDFLRCVWVAHVRFIDDSDEPRFDFSALSRILRYSATLRSLVVKLAFINFCEQSIENSLYPGTALERLCLITKTKLQSSKAQTVVEDMASRPPSIFYIHIHYVDVETGSENSMTWIRRHEGEAVARPSRASAMPGKPCIMCSTQTFVALAKPLYRQLQQNKPRLRRL